From the Halorhabdus utahensis DSM 12940 genome, one window contains:
- a CDS encoding DUF7351 domain-containing protein produces MADDQGSAVAEDAFALLGHEIRLDILRALFDRYEPIDPTSGPELRDRRTLSYAELMDATGVQDSGKFNYHLEKLRGAYVEAVDGEYVPTAGAIALYEAMIANRPTESVPADVTVEATCPNCDADLHGEYEQEFLTVECPACDIFWGATYRFPKHGVAVREGVDVYEALYDRMMYHVGLARTGQCPSCAGITGVTLPWDRLDGESTPTVEMTCGTCSWLATVDVISALQFEPRVTSALVEIGVPREETSSLRATERVLPAVTGRVESREPFSATVTVPHEGAIAEISVGEGLEVRAVETTTD; encoded by the coding sequence ATGGCTGACGACCAGGGGAGTGCCGTCGCCGAGGACGCCTTCGCGCTGCTCGGTCACGAGATCAGACTCGACATCCTCCGGGCCCTCTTCGACCGGTACGAGCCGATCGATCCGACCTCGGGCCCGGAGCTACGCGACCGGCGAACGCTGTCGTACGCGGAACTGATGGATGCCACCGGCGTGCAGGACAGCGGCAAGTTCAACTACCATCTGGAGAAACTCCGCGGCGCGTACGTCGAGGCGGTGGACGGGGAATACGTCCCGACGGCCGGCGCGATCGCGCTGTACGAGGCAATGATCGCGAACCGCCCGACTGAGTCGGTTCCGGCCGACGTCACTGTCGAGGCGACCTGTCCGAACTGCGACGCCGACCTGCACGGCGAGTACGAACAGGAGTTTCTCACCGTCGAGTGCCCGGCCTGCGACATCTTCTGGGGCGCGACCTACCGGTTCCCGAAGCACGGCGTCGCCGTCCGGGAAGGTGTCGACGTCTACGAGGCCCTGTACGATCGAATGATGTACCACGTCGGCCTCGCCCGGACGGGACAGTGTCCGTCCTGTGCGGGGATCACGGGCGTGACGCTGCCGTGGGACCGCCTGGACGGTGAGTCAACCCCGACGGTCGAGATGACGTGTGGGACGTGTTCCTGGCTCGCGACCGTCGACGTCATCAGCGCCCTCCAGTTCGAACCGCGAGTGACGAGTGCGCTGGTGGAGATCGGGGTACCGCGCGAGGAGACCAGTAGCCTGCGGGCGACCGAACGCGTCCTCCCGGCCGTCACCGGCCGGGTCGAGTCAAGGGAGCCGTTTTCCGCGACGGTCACCGTTCCACACGAGGGGGCCATCGCCGAGATATCGGTCGGGGAGGGCCTCGAGGTCCGCGCCGTCGAGACGACCACAGACTGA
- a CDS encoding M23 family metallopeptidase, whose amino-acid sequence MTETRSPPEAGTVVDRLRERLASISPLSLGMLGFLGIPGEVVPGLEVLKLFSVFWLFWLWPFVAMLIGAVRQSLGDDESAAGPRDWLEMDSGWRGLFAMLYGLSLSVLNPLMGRQDVMQLLGSAVAVVRHRGSLPAPESFTQSGQYRLPVEGAWTVVNGSPIKEHSHSWYPATQRYAYDLVITDDDGRTRPAEADTSVENYYCYDKPVLAPADGVVVDVRDGDPELGRAGGFSHPGKRSITGNAVTIRHAEGEYSSLVHLVPGSIVVEPGERVDRGQEIGRCGHSGNSSEPHLHVQLQDHPTFEFAAGLPIRFENVAVETPGVDVTEATGWDAPEGTGQYIHVGQRVTHVADGQTDRADDGSRDPEPATAPALGGVRRVAGLANGIAVGGFVTVLAGVVGASLTTAALLVGGLAGLGLASLGARLVVGNGSVHSASVGTVGGVGLAALAVGAFAGLSALPTVAPVALGAGLFLTGAVLYGGSWEYGRWRGFQHAVRSTVATE is encoded by the coding sequence ATGACCGAAACGCGATCCCCTCCAGAGGCGGGGACAGTTGTGGACCGTCTCCGCGAACGGCTTGCTTCGATCAGTCCGCTCTCCCTGGGGATGTTGGGCTTTCTCGGCATCCCCGGAGAGGTCGTGCCCGGCCTCGAAGTACTCAAGCTGTTCTCCGTCTTCTGGCTGTTCTGGCTGTGGCCGTTCGTCGCCATGCTGATCGGCGCTGTGAGGCAGTCACTCGGCGACGACGAGTCGGCTGCGGGCCCGCGTGACTGGCTCGAGATGGACAGTGGCTGGCGTGGGCTGTTCGCCATGCTGTATGGACTTTCGCTGTCGGTGCTGAATCCCCTGATGGGACGCCAGGACGTGATGCAACTGCTGGGCAGCGCCGTCGCCGTCGTGCGACATCGCGGCTCCTTGCCGGCCCCCGAATCGTTCACCCAATCTGGTCAGTACCGACTGCCGGTCGAGGGGGCCTGGACGGTCGTCAACGGCAGTCCGATCAAGGAGCACTCCCACTCGTGGTACCCGGCGACCCAGCGCTACGCCTACGACCTCGTGATCACCGACGACGACGGGCGGACGCGCCCGGCGGAGGCGGACACGAGCGTCGAGAACTACTACTGCTACGACAAGCCGGTCCTCGCGCCCGCCGACGGGGTCGTCGTCGACGTCCGCGACGGCGATCCGGAACTGGGCCGGGCCGGCGGGTTCTCTCATCCCGGCAAGCGCTCGATCACCGGCAACGCCGTCACGATCCGCCACGCCGAGGGTGAGTACAGCAGCCTCGTCCACCTCGTTCCCGGGAGTATCGTGGTCGAACCCGGCGAGCGGGTCGACCGGGGCCAGGAGATCGGTCGGTGTGGCCACTCGGGCAACTCCAGCGAGCCCCACCTCCACGTCCAGCTACAGGATCACCCCACCTTCGAGTTCGCGGCCGGATTGCCGATCAGATTCGAGAACGTGGCCGTCGAGACGCCGGGCGTCGACGTCACCGAAGCGACCGGCTGGGACGCCCCCGAGGGAACTGGGCAGTATATTCACGTCGGCCAGCGCGTCACCCACGTCGCCGACGGGCAGACCGACAGGGCTGACGACGGGTCACGTGACCCCGAGCCAGCGACCGCCCCGGCACTCGGCGGCGTTCGACGGGTCGCCGGACTCGCCAACGGGATCGCGGTCGGTGGGTTCGTCACCGTTCTGGCGGGCGTCGTCGGCGCGTCACTCACGACCGCCGCACTCCTCGTCGGGGGGCTGGCAGGTCTCGGACTGGCGTCGCTGGGCGCGAGGCTAGTGGTCGGGAACGGTAGCGTCCACTCGGCGTCGGTCGGGACGGTCGGCGGCGTGGGCCTGGCGGCACTCGCGGTTGGCGCCTTCGCCGGCCTCTCCGCCCTGCCGACGGTCGCCCCGGTCGCGCTCGGTGCGGGACTGTTTCTGACGGGGGCAGTGCTGTACGGCGGTAGCTGGGAGTACGGTCGCTGGCGCGGGTTTCAGCACGCGGTTCGGTCGACCGTCGCGACCGAGTGA
- a CDS encoding carotenoid biosynthesis protein, which translates to MVEWAYPAFTLFGALIFGLALSHAWPDRRRTTMVVSGLAYGLLLEQLTILAYEAYSYPVGEYLVTLANVPLAIGLLWASVLYAGYVSARNGGLTGIAAALFVALFALHVDLAIDAVAIRVPYWEWGRWGEWFGVPLGNFVGWFWVAVAYGGWWWFVERQWPDLSRMATGAAVVGGIVVPTGGLMVTLAVYDVLVFPTAGLLAGTAGTVALAIAIVMRAGWQPHAPPTPIAAIPVVTHVFFLGVALWLGYGRGLIAIGLVMLMVSVLVHLPPKSLSGLREG; encoded by the coding sequence ATGGTCGAGTGGGCTTATCCTGCGTTCACGCTTTTTGGCGCGCTGATCTTCGGGCTGGCACTGTCCCACGCCTGGCCCGACCGACGTCGAACGACGATGGTCGTGTCCGGACTGGCCTACGGGCTACTCTTAGAGCAGTTGACGATCCTCGCCTACGAAGCCTACAGCTATCCGGTCGGCGAGTACCTCGTCACGCTGGCCAATGTGCCGCTGGCGATCGGTCTGCTGTGGGCGTCGGTTCTGTATGCCGGGTACGTGAGCGCGCGGAACGGTGGACTGACCGGAATCGCGGCCGCGCTGTTCGTCGCGCTGTTCGCGTTGCACGTCGACCTGGCGATCGACGCCGTCGCGATCCGCGTCCCCTACTGGGAATGGGGACGATGGGGCGAATGGTTCGGCGTGCCACTGGGTAACTTCGTGGGCTGGTTCTGGGTCGCCGTCGCCTACGGGGGTTGGTGGTGGTTCGTCGAACGTCAGTGGCCGGATCTCAGCCGGATGGCCACTGGGGCGGCCGTCGTCGGTGGTATCGTCGTGCCGACAGGCGGATTGATGGTGACCCTGGCAGTGTACGATGTCCTGGTGTTCCCGACAGCGGGACTCCTCGCCGGGACCGCCGGGACCGTGGCGCTGGCGATTGCCATCGTGATGCGAGCGGGCTGGCAGCCCCACGCCCCGCCGACACCGATCGCTGCGATTCCTGTCGTCACGCACGTGTTCTTTCTCGGCGTCGCCCTGTGGCTCGGGTACGGCCGCGGACTCATCGCTATCGGTCTCGTGATGCTCATGGTTTCGGTACTCGTCCATCTGCCGCCGAAATCACTCAGCGGCCTTCGAGAGGGGTGA
- the rqcH gene encoding ribosome rescue protein RqcH encodes MDRKRELTSVDCAALAGELRAFVGAYHEKSYLYDDDLLRLKLSGPNFGRIELLIEVDDPKRVHTITPDRVPNAPERPPNFAMMLRNRLEGAQLESVEQFEFDRILQLRFERSDDHTTIIAELFGDGNLAVLDETDTVIDSLETVRLQSRTVTPGSQYEFPSARFNPLTVEYETFVERMRQSDADVVRTLATQLNFGGLYGEELCSRAGVPYNQAIGETTDAEFEALYDAVNDLSTRLREGDLDPRLYFETDEQETPVDVTPVPLVEYEDTPGESFDSFNDALEAYFLGLEQEPDEEETGSNRPDFEAEIEKQKRIIQQQEGAIEDFEEDAEAEREKAELLYANYDLVDEVLSTVQDARAAETPWDEIEATLSAGKDQGIPAAEAVRDVDGSEGTVTVQIDDHHIELDADTGVEKNADRLYQEAKRIEGKKAGAEEAIANTREQLEAVKQRREAWEASDGDDGGDGSGETHEDDQEDVDWLTRESIPIRTSEEWYERFRWFTTSDGFLVIGGRNADQNEELVKKYLDRGDLFFHTQAHGAPATILKATGPSEAPPDDISIPESSREEAAQFAISYSTLWKEGKYAGDVYCVGPDQVTKTPESGEYLEKGSFAIRGDRTYYDDTPVGVAVGITCEPETRVIGGPPSAIDGQAETTIEVEPGRYAQNDIAKRLYREFKGRFADDTFVRKVASPDLIQEFLPAGGSRMVEE; translated from the coding sequence ATGGACCGCAAGCGGGAACTCACCAGCGTGGACTGTGCCGCACTCGCCGGGGAACTCCGGGCGTTCGTCGGCGCGTACCACGAGAAATCCTATCTCTACGACGACGATCTGCTTCGCCTCAAGCTGAGCGGCCCGAACTTCGGCCGGATCGAACTCCTGATCGAGGTCGACGACCCCAAGCGCGTGCACACGATCACTCCGGATCGGGTTCCCAACGCGCCCGAGCGGCCGCCCAATTTCGCGATGATGCTCCGGAACCGGCTGGAAGGAGCACAACTCGAGAGCGTCGAGCAGTTCGAGTTCGACCGCATCCTCCAGTTGCGCTTCGAACGCAGCGACGACCACACGACGATCATCGCCGAGCTATTCGGCGATGGCAACCTCGCCGTGCTCGACGAGACAGACACCGTCATCGATTCCCTGGAGACGGTGCGCCTGCAATCCAGAACGGTCACGCCGGGCTCTCAATACGAGTTTCCGTCAGCGCGATTCAACCCGCTCACCGTCGAGTACGAGACGTTCGTCGAGCGGATGCGACAGTCAGACGCAGACGTGGTGCGGACGCTGGCGACCCAGCTCAACTTCGGCGGGCTCTACGGCGAGGAACTCTGCTCGCGGGCCGGCGTTCCCTACAACCAGGCCATCGGGGAGACCACCGACGCGGAGTTCGAGGCGCTGTACGACGCAGTGAATGACCTCTCGACACGACTCCGCGAGGGCGATCTCGACCCGCGACTCTACTTCGAGACGGACGAGCAGGAGACGCCCGTCGACGTGACGCCGGTGCCGCTGGTCGAGTACGAAGACACGCCAGGCGAGTCCTTCGACTCGTTCAACGACGCCCTCGAAGCGTACTTCCTCGGTCTGGAACAGGAGCCCGACGAGGAGGAAACCGGATCGAATCGACCGGACTTCGAGGCGGAGATCGAGAAACAAAAGCGGATTATCCAACAGCAGGAAGGGGCCATCGAAGACTTCGAGGAAGACGCCGAGGCCGAACGCGAGAAAGCCGAACTCCTCTATGCGAACTACGACCTCGTCGACGAGGTGCTTTCGACGGTCCAGGACGCCAGAGCGGCCGAAACACCCTGGGACGAGATCGAGGCGACGCTTTCGGCTGGCAAGGACCAGGGGATCCCGGCCGCCGAGGCCGTCCGCGATGTCGACGGCAGCGAGGGGACGGTGACGGTGCAGATCGACGACCACCACATCGAACTCGACGCCGATACCGGCGTCGAGAAGAACGCTGACCGCCTCTATCAGGAGGCAAAGCGCATCGAGGGGAAGAAGGCCGGCGCGGAGGAGGCGATCGCGAACACCCGTGAGCAACTCGAAGCCGTCAAACAACGGCGTGAGGCGTGGGAAGCCAGCGACGGGGACGATGGCGGTGACGGGAGCGGAGAAACCCACGAGGACGACCAGGAAGACGTCGACTGGCTGACTCGCGAATCGATCCCGATCCGGACGAGCGAGGAGTGGTACGAACGGTTCCGGTGGTTTACGACGAGCGATGGCTTTCTCGTGATCGGCGGCCGAAACGCCGACCAGAACGAGGAACTCGTCAAGAAGTATCTCGATCGCGGCGATCTGTTCTTCCACACGCAGGCCCACGGCGCGCCGGCGACGATCCTGAAAGCGACCGGGCCGAGCGAAGCGCCACCGGACGACATCTCGATTCCGGAGTCGAGTCGGGAGGAGGCCGCCCAGTTCGCCATCTCCTACTCGACGCTCTGGAAGGAGGGAAAATATGCGGGAGACGTCTACTGCGTCGGCCCCGACCAGGTCACCAAGACGCCCGAGAGCGGCGAGTATCTGGAGAAGGGGAGCTTCGCCATCCGGGGCGATCGGACCTACTACGACGACACGCCGGTCGGCGTCGCCGTCGGAATCACCTGCGAACCTGAGACGCGCGTCATCGGCGGCCCGCCGAGCGCAATCGACGGGCAGGCCGAGACCACGATCGAAGTCGAACCGGGGCGGTATGCACAGAACGACATCGCCAAGCGACTGTACCGGGAATTCAAGGGGCGCTTCGCTGACGATACCTTCGTCCGGAAGGTCGCCAGTCCGGATTTGATCCAGGAGTTCCTCCCGGCGGGTGGCAGCCGGATGGTCGAGGAGTGA
- a CDS encoding tRNA uridine(34) 5-carboxymethylaminomethyl modification radical SAM/GNAT enzyme Elp3 has product MSTDAPEAVEDPFERACEELIERILEGDLDRDGLEAAKRDVCSKHSSPKVPKNSDLLDRAPDGRRDELAAVVRRKPMRTASGVSPVAIMTSPERCPHGKCLYCPGGPDSEFESSQSYTGQEPAAARGVQNDYDPYGQVTLRLHQLRKIGHPIEKVELILMGGTMTARSHDYQEWFVKRALQAMNEYDPDCDPQPSETESFAQDPDAYDFRYLEDVIADNETGSIRNVATTFETKPDWCGPEQVDRMLRLGGTKVEVGVQTTYESINREMHRGHGVDASIEANRRLRDAGFKVGFHMMPGQPGMTEEMVREDFRRLFEQPEWRPDYLKIYPTLVVGGTVTYDMHRRDEFEPLTSEEAAELVADVKPMIPEYTRLQRVQRDIPAPLIEAGVQKSNLRQLARQRMESRGESCSCIRCREVGHSDEEPDEVTLDVEKYEVAGGTEHFISFEDRDRDLLVGFSRLRFPGEVVRPELEEAAVIRELHVYGSEIPIGEAGEDGDDWQHQGYGKRLIERAEALAADAGYGKIAVLSGIGAREYYRDQLGYCQDGPYVSKRLD; this is encoded by the coding sequence ATGAGCACCGACGCGCCCGAGGCAGTCGAGGATCCGTTCGAACGCGCCTGTGAGGAGTTGATCGAACGGATTCTCGAGGGCGATCTCGATCGCGACGGCCTCGAAGCCGCCAAGCGGGACGTCTGCTCGAAGCACTCCTCGCCGAAAGTGCCGAAGAACTCGGATCTGCTCGACCGTGCGCCGGACGGTCGCCGCGATGAGCTGGCGGCCGTCGTGCGTCGCAAGCCGATGCGGACCGCCTCGGGTGTCTCGCCGGTCGCGATCATGACCTCGCCCGAACGCTGTCCACACGGGAAGTGTCTCTACTGCCCGGGCGGGCCGGATTCGGAGTTCGAGAGTTCCCAGAGCTACACCGGCCAGGAACCCGCCGCTGCTCGCGGGGTGCAAAACGACTACGACCCCTACGGGCAGGTGACGCTGCGGCTCCACCAGCTCCGGAAGATCGGCCACCCGATCGAGAAGGTCGAACTCATCCTCATGGGCGGGACGATGACCGCACGGAGTCACGACTATCAGGAGTGGTTCGTCAAGCGCGCGCTGCAGGCGATGAACGAGTACGATCCCGACTGCGATCCCCAGCCCTCCGAAACCGAGAGCTTCGCCCAGGATCCCGATGCGTACGACTTCCGCTATCTCGAGGACGTCATCGCCGACAACGAGACGGGATCGATCCGCAACGTCGCCACCACCTTCGAGACCAAGCCCGACTGGTGTGGCCCCGAACAGGTCGACCGGATGCTTCGGCTCGGCGGGACGAAGGTCGAGGTCGGCGTCCAGACGACCTACGAGTCGATCAACCGCGAGATGCACCGCGGTCACGGCGTCGACGCCTCCATCGAGGCCAACCGGCGTCTTCGGGACGCGGGGTTCAAGGTCGGCTTCCACATGATGCCGGGTCAGCCCGGCATGACCGAGGAGATGGTCCGGGAGGACTTCCGGCGGCTGTTCGAACAGCCCGAGTGGCGGCCGGACTACCTCAAGATCTATCCGACGCTCGTCGTCGGCGGGACCGTCACGTACGATATGCACCGCCGCGACGAGTTCGAACCCCTCACCAGCGAGGAGGCCGCCGAGCTCGTCGCCGACGTCAAGCCGATGATCCCGGAGTACACGCGCCTCCAGCGCGTCCAGCGCGATATCCCCGCGCCACTCATCGAGGCCGGCGTCCAGAAATCCAACCTTCGCCAGCTCGCCCGACAACGCATGGAGTCCCGCGGCGAGTCGTGTTCGTGCATCCGGTGTCGAGAGGTCGGCCACAGCGACGAGGAACCCGATGAAGTCACGCTGGACGTCGAGAAATACGAGGTTGCCGGTGGTACGGAGCACTTCATCAGCTTCGAGGATCGTGACCGGGATCTGCTGGTCGGGTTCTCACGTCTCCGGTTCCCCGGCGAGGTCGTCCGGCCCGAACTCGAAGAGGCGGCTGTCATCCGAGAGCTACACGTCTACGGCAGCGAGATCCCGATCGGCGAGGCAGGCGAGGACGGCGACGACTGGCAACACCAGGGCTACGGGAAGCGTCTCATCGAGCGCGCCGAGGCACTCGCTGCCGACGCCGGCTACGGGAAAATTGCCGTCCTCAGCGGGATAGGCGCGCGGGAGTACTACCGCGACCAACTCGGGTATTGCCAGGACGGCCCGTACGTGAGCAAGCGACTCGATTGA
- a CDS encoding OB-fold nucleic acid binding domain-containing protein: MGSCIICGTSVEGHICDIHEEDAVFEFRGSTPDELTPGRYYRGTVDGFAEFGVFVDIGDSVTGLLHESELDSRLESLSWQPGDTVYVRVTNVRDNGNVDLSWSIRQADDEFRGVLIDDPDEDHELLPEETDEPIDEQSTPDESPESTESESTDSKQTDATTTGAVRTREDSQTGGGAVGLEESESASAADESASAGSADVEGTADEDVEDEPAEAERTPEPPSVDVGDLEGWIGDTVRITGEIVDARQTSGPTVFELRDGTGSVDCAAFVEAGVRAYPSVEEGAVVEIDGEVRERRGELQVETEELELFDEDKREAVLEEIEATLSERARPDEIDPLVADEAVAAESESIRDVVGEIRRAVLEDRPVIVRHSATTDGYVGGAAIERAVLPLVRDRHDRRDAEYHYIDRRPIEGDVYGLDDATTDVTRMLGDRERHDENLPLLVFVAAGGTEESLDGFELLDVYDASKVVIDTVAESTIVDTVDAALAPKADATSVAIADGTTRGPTASALAATVGAHVEEDVRPDLAHLPAVSYWGEVPEAYAAAAAEAGYDGTAVSEIREAVALEAYYQSYEDKRELVTDLLFGGRETTDADVRGLASHVSEQFREKLDVAVETAQENLDRRSVGDETIGVLDIDRFTHTYDFPPATLLLDELYRRSDDLTAIVGVDEDELHVRSGHELDVRELVDAADETVEGADLEPLSTRSHRIEFLAGQRSTVVDAVLDAIVDSV; the protein is encoded by the coding sequence ATGGGTTCGTGTATCATCTGCGGTACGTCTGTCGAAGGGCACATCTGTGACATCCACGAAGAAGACGCAGTCTTCGAGTTTCGCGGGAGTACACCCGACGAACTGACGCCGGGTCGATACTACCGCGGTACGGTCGACGGCTTCGCCGAGTTCGGCGTCTTCGTCGACATCGGCGATAGCGTCACTGGACTGTTACACGAGAGCGAACTGGATAGTCGACTTGAAAGTCTCAGCTGGCAACCCGGCGATACCGTCTACGTGCGCGTCACGAACGTGCGCGACAACGGTAACGTCGACCTCAGCTGGTCGATCCGGCAGGCCGACGACGAGTTCCGTGGCGTCTTGATCGACGACCCGGACGAGGATCACGAGTTGTTGCCCGAAGAGACCGACGAGCCGATAGACGAACAGTCGACGCCCGACGAGAGTCCTGAATCAACCGAGTCCGAATCGACGGACTCGAAACAAACTGACGCGACGACAACAGGCGCTGTGCGGACGCGAGAAGACTCACAGACCGGCGGCGGAGCCGTCGGCCTCGAAGAGTCTGAGTCGGCATCAGCTGCGGACGAATCGGCCTCGGCTGGGTCAGCGGACGTCGAAGGAACTGCCGACGAAGACGTCGAAGATGAGCCAGCAGAAGCCGAACGGACGCCCGAACCGCCGAGCGTCGACGTCGGCGACCTCGAGGGGTGGATCGGCGACACCGTCCGGATCACCGGCGAGATCGTCGACGCCCGCCAGACGAGTGGGCCGACGGTGTTCGAACTCCGGGACGGCACCGGCAGCGTCGACTGTGCGGCCTTCGTCGAGGCCGGCGTCCGCGCGTATCCGAGTGTCGAGGAAGGTGCCGTCGTCGAGATCGACGGCGAAGTCCGCGAACGTCGCGGCGAGCTCCAGGTCGAGACCGAGGAACTGGAACTGTTCGACGAGGACAAACGCGAGGCAGTCCTCGAAGAGATCGAGGCGACGCTCAGCGAGCGCGCCCGGCCCGACGAGATCGACCCGCTCGTCGCCGACGAGGCGGTCGCCGCCGAGAGCGAATCGATCCGGGACGTCGTCGGCGAGATCCGGCGGGCCGTCCTTGAGGATCGCCCGGTGATCGTCCGCCACAGCGCCACGACTGACGGATACGTCGGGGGCGCGGCGATCGAGCGCGCCGTCCTGCCGCTGGTTCGCGATCGCCACGACCGTCGTGACGCGGAGTACCACTACATCGATCGACGGCCCATTGAGGGCGACGTCTATGGCCTCGACGACGCGACCACCGACGTGACGCGGATGCTCGGAGACCGCGAGCGTCACGACGAGAATCTGCCGCTACTGGTGTTCGTCGCCGCCGGTGGCACCGAAGAGTCGCTCGACGGATTCGAACTGCTTGATGTCTACGACGCGTCGAAAGTGGTCATCGACACCGTCGCCGAATCGACCATCGTGGACACGGTCGACGCGGCACTCGCTCCGAAGGCCGACGCGACCTCGGTCGCCATCGCCGACGGAACGACCCGCGGGCCGACCGCGAGCGCGCTTGCGGCGACGGTCGGTGCCCACGTCGAGGAAGACGTCCGACCCGATCTGGCGCACCTGCCGGCTGTGAGTTACTGGGGCGAGGTCCCCGAGGCCTACGCCGCGGCCGCCGCCGAGGCGGGCTACGATGGGACGGCCGTCAGCGAGATCCGCGAGGCAGTTGCGCTTGAAGCCTATTACCAGTCCTACGAGGACAAGCGCGAACTCGTCACGGACCTGCTCTTTGGCGGCCGCGAGACGACCGACGCCGACGTGCGCGGGCTGGCGAGTCACGTCAGCGAGCAGTTCCGCGAAAAGCTCGACGTCGCCGTCGAGACCGCCCAGGAGAACCTCGACCGACGCAGTGTCGGCGACGAAACGATCGGTGTGCTTGACATCGATCGCTTCACCCACACGTATGACTTCCCGCCGGCGACGCTGCTGCTCGACGAACTCTACCGCCGGAGTGACGATCTGACAGCGATCGTCGGCGTCGACGAGGACGAACTCCACGTCCGGAGCGGCCACGAACTCGACGTGCGCGAACTCGTCGACGCGGCCGACGAGACTGTCGAGGGGGCCGACCTCGAACCGCTCAGCACCCGCTCGCATCGCATCGAGTTCCTCGCCGGCCAGCGCTCGACGGTCGTCGACGCCGTGCTCGACGCGATCGTCGACAGCGTCTGA
- a CDS encoding YIP1 family protein: MTQWVDPTGRGRERGPMGLLRAWLGVMTTPREFFQNAVAPGDQAPGLVFLTGIVAIEESVRYALVPGAAPVLSDRPVATAVLAVLVTVVLIAPTGLHLLAAIQTILLWPITEDRAGISETVQVLAYATAPCVVAGIPWPPLQVAATGYGSLLLVAGLSTVHGINQLKGMLAGAIPAALLYGVAFGGFDAVGAIV; encoded by the coding sequence GTGACGCAGTGGGTCGACCCGACGGGACGCGGTCGCGAACGGGGACCGATGGGATTGCTCCGTGCGTGGCTCGGGGTGATGACCACTCCCCGTGAGTTCTTCCAGAACGCAGTCGCACCTGGTGATCAGGCACCCGGGCTGGTGTTTCTGACCGGGATCGTCGCGATCGAAGAGAGCGTGCGGTACGCCCTGGTTCCGGGCGCGGCGCCCGTTCTAAGTGACCGACCAGTGGCGACAGCTGTCCTCGCCGTCCTCGTGACGGTCGTGCTGATCGCGCCGACCGGACTCCACCTTCTGGCGGCGATTCAGACAATCCTGCTGTGGCCGATCACCGAGGATCGGGCCGGGATCAGCGAGACAGTCCAAGTGCTGGCCTACGCTACTGCCCCGTGCGTGGTGGCCGGGATCCCGTGGCCGCCACTCCAAGTAGCCGCTACCGGGTACGGATCTCTGTTGCTGGTCGCGGGCCTGTCGACGGTCCATGGCATCAACCAACTGAAGGGTATGCTCGCCGGCGCGATACCGGCTGCGCTGCTGTATGGCGTCGCCTTCGGTGGGTTCGATGCGGTCGGCGCGATCGTTTGA
- a CDS encoding NADPH-dependent FMN reductase has protein sequence MSETRVVAICGSLRDNSHTRKSLRIALEAAENAGASTELLDLREWELPVFDADRGDAGDAEAFRERVRAADSVILGTPVYHGSFSAPLKNALDYCGFDEFEDTTIGLLAVAGGRFPITALEQLRTVSRALDAWVIPHQVAIPRASSAYEDGKLVDDELREMIEVLGAEAVQYAHIEPDPASFESGENVGADD, from the coding sequence ATGAGCGAAACGCGCGTCGTCGCGATCTGTGGCAGTCTGAGAGACAATAGTCACACCCGAAAATCACTCCGAATCGCGCTCGAAGCGGCCGAGAACGCCGGCGCGAGTACTGAGTTGCTCGACCTCCGGGAGTGGGAGTTGCCGGTGTTCGACGCCGACAGGGGCGATGCAGGCGACGCCGAAGCGTTTCGCGAGCGAGTGCGTGCGGCGGACTCGGTCATCCTCGGCACGCCGGTCTATCACGGCTCGTTCAGCGCACCGCTGAAGAACGCGCTCGATTACTGTGGGTTCGACGAGTTCGAAGACACGACGATCGGCCTGCTCGCGGTCGCCGGCGGGCGCTTCCCGATCACCGCGCTCGAACAGCTTCGGACAGTTTCTCGCGCACTGGATGCCTGGGTCATCCCCCATCAGGTTGCGATCCCGCGGGCGTCGAGTGCTTACGAGGACGGCAAGCTGGTCGACGATGAACTTCGAGAGATGATTGAGGTCCTCGGTGCAGAGGCGGTCCAGTACGCCCACATCGAACCCGATCCGGCGTCCTTCGAGAGCGGCGAGAACGTCGGCGCTGATGACTGA